In one window of Ruminococcus hominis DNA:
- a CDS encoding helix-turn-helix domain-containing protein — protein MNEKINIKKTAKRISELKRKNGLKNCDIAKALCISESAVKNYMSGRTIPPIERLYAMAELFGVKSIEEIIVFE, from the coding sequence ATGAATGAAAAAATAAATATTAAAAAGACTGCAAAAAGAATATCTGAATTAAAGAGAAAGAATGGATTGAAAAATTGTGATATTGCTAAAGCATTATGTATTTCGGAAAGTGCGGTTAAAAATTATATGAGTGGAAGAACGATTCCGCCAATTGAGAGGTTGTATGCAATGGCTGAATTGTTTGGAGTGAAAAGTATCGAAGAAATAATTGTATTTGAATGA
- a CDS encoding RES domain-containing protein, protein MESSQDLFADNSLDELISFESQLYDDMTFAICHPVGKKIFEIIKEWKNFISFDADTYYHARRIETGQALLLDQEMLKAPLNISSHGRYNAIGKSCYYIAETRAGALAKITKHCGEKKISLQVVGLQPVKKERIIDLSGEVKGNNRFIEHLRFIVENEEEKIVKKYLLPNFVASCCKKIGIEGIKYRSTGYNCCVLWKDDYFEFVEGSRKIIANERVYTRDILKKN, encoded by the coding sequence GTGGAAAGTTCGCAAGATTTATTTGCTGATAATTCACTTGATGAGTTGATTTCATTTGAAAGTCAATTATATGATGATATGACATTTGCAATTTGTCATCCGGTAGGAAAAAAGATTTTTGAAATTATTAAAGAATGGAAGAATTTTATAAGTTTTGATGCAGATACATATTATCATGCTAGAAGAATTGAAACAGGTCAGGCACTGCTCTTAGATCAGGAAATGCTGAAAGCTCCACTTAATATATCTTCACATGGTCGATATAATGCAATTGGGAAAAGTTGTTATTATATAGCGGAAACGAGAGCGGGAGCATTAGCTAAAATTACCAAGCACTGTGGGGAAAAGAAAATTAGTCTCCAAGTGGTCGGACTTCAGCCTGTTAAAAAAGAGAGAATTATTGATTTGTCTGGTGAAGTTAAAGGTAATAATCGTTTTATAGAACATTTGCGTTTCATAGTGGAAAATGAAGAGGAGAAAATTGTGAAAAAGTATCTGCTTCCTAATTTTGTGGCGTCATGTTGTAAAAAAATTGGAATTGAAGGTATTAAATACAGAAGCACAGGGTATAATTGCTGTGTTTTGTGGAAAGACGATTACTTTGAATTTGTAGAGGGGAGTAGAAAAATTATAGCAAATGAGAGGGTTTATACAAGGGATATTTTAAAGAAAAATTAA